TTGAGAAAACGCCGGCATAGGATAGGGCCTTTCATCGTTGAATTTGTGGCTCAATTTCGCCGTTTTCACCGGATCTTTGATGAAGTGGGCTAAGAAATTCGCGTTCAAAACCCCCGCCACATGGCTTAAATCCGGTGGCACAACCCCAAAAGAGTTGCTCGCGCTAAGGCTGTCCATAGGGGCTGGAATGTTTTGGGATTTAATGCCATGGCAAGCGGTGCAATTTTCGGCTACAAGCTGTTTGCCCTTATTAGCGTCGCCATTTTTTAAATCAATCGGCTCTAAATCCTTGAAAGTAAAATCCGCCGGAGCGACTTTAGGGTGCATCACCGAATGCGCATAAGGCTCAACCCCATAATAAATCACGCCTATCACCACAATAAGGATGATTAGAATTTTAAATTCTTTCATCTAACACCCCCTTGTTTCTTGCTCTCAGCGATAGTGATAATGGGCAACACCACAAAGAAAAGGGCTAGGAAAGTGATTGAACCAAATAAGCCGATGTATTTACCGATCCCAAGCGGAGGCAATTTACCATAGATCGTTAAAACAATCATGTCAATGATTAAAAGCCAAAACCACACCATAAACGCTGGCCGTTTGTGCGCGGGAGCGACGACTGGGCTTCTGTCCAAAAAGGGCAGTAAGAAGAAAATCACTTGCGCCACGCCAAAGGCCATTAGCCCTAAATCAGCGCTAAAGAAAAAGCCTCTTAAGACTTCATAGCTCCATAAGAAATACCATTCAGGGTAAATGTGAGGCGGCGTTTTAAGGCTGTTAGCCCTTTCAAAGTTAATGGGATCCATCGCAAAATCATAGTGGTAACACACCAAGTAAAAGAAAAAGACCATGAACGCGCAAACCACAAAAATATCTTTAGACAAGAACACCGGCCAAAAAGGAATGACTTTGGATTCTTTTTTCTTGCCTTCAATGAATTTTTTCTCTTCTAATTCAAAGTCAATTTCTTCGCCTTCTTGGTTATTGACGTGCGGGATGCGCAAAGAGTAAAAATGCACCCCAACAAGTAGAATGATCGCAATGGGCAGCAAAAACACATGGAGCATGAAAAAGCGCGTTAAAGTGGAATCCGCCACGACATAATTGCCCCTAATCCACTCCACCACATCAGCCCCAATGAAAGGAATGCCTCCAAACAGATTAGTGATAACCGCTGCGGCCCAATAGCTCATCTGCCCCCAAGGCAACATATACCCGCTAAAGGCTTCCGCGCTAAAGACCACAAACAAAATCATCCCGCTAATCCAAATCATCTCACGGCCCTTTTTGTAAGAGCCATAATAGATGCCGACAAACATGTGGATATAAATGATGACAAAAATCATGCTCGCTGCCGTGGCATGCATGTGGCGCCAAAGCCAGCCATAAGCCACTTCTTGCATGATCGTGAAATTCACGCTATCAAACGCCATTTTCGCATCAGGCTTGTAATACATGAGCAAGAAAATCCCTGAGACTACAAGCACGCCAAAAAGGGTTAATAAAATCACCCCCATCGCCCATAAGAAATTGATGTTTTTAGGGATCCAATATTCTGTCATTAGCACTTTAACAAGCTTGTTAGTGCCAAGACGCATGTCCAGCCATTCGCCTAAATTCTTCGCTTTTTTTATCTCTGCCATGGAACTCTCCTTACGCTTTAGCCATCATTTTCTTGTATTCAGCCCCGGCTTCACCAAAAGTGATTTTAGTGCCTTCAATTTTAAAAGGCGGAATATCAAAAGGGCGTGGAGGGGGTGTGCCGGCAATATTCACGCCATCAGCCGTGAAACGACCCCCATGGCATGGGCATAAAAAGCCTTTTTCTTCATCTTGATAAGTGGGGATACACCCTAAATGCGTGCAAATTTGAATGGCTGTGGTAAAAACGCTCTCGCCAATTTTAAAATCGCGCTTTTCATTAAAGCCCTCTTTTTTAGAACGCTTGAGGATATAGACCGGTTTCCCACGCCATTCCACGGTGGAAAACTGCCCTTCTTGCATATTCGCCACATCTATGGTCGTAAAACCGGCTGAAACAACGCTTGGGAGCGGATCCCAAGTCTTTTTCATCGCTACCAGACTCGCTATCGCCCCTATAGCTGTAACGCTAGCAAGGCTCATTCCTAAAAAATCACGCCTTTGAATATCTGCCATGATTAAAAAACTCCTTAATGATAATTACCTTTTAACGACTAAAGGCATAGCAAATCCCTATTTTACACAAACTCTCTTAATAATCTTTTTAAAATAACAAAATTGAGGCTAAAATCAAACGCTTTTAACGCCGTTTTAAAGAAATTTGAGCGCGCAAATGTTTCAAAAGGGTTTCTAAAATATCGTTATCGTCTTTGCTTGGGGCTTTCAGGCTTTCTTTATGTTCATCGCTATAAGTAAGGGTGATGTTTTGATTGAAATTAGAAAGTTTAAGGATGCCAAGCTGGTTGGCTAAGATTTTAAGCGTAATGATTTGCAAAAATTGAGCGCTCAAATCGTCTATTTTGCCAAACCTGTCTTCTATTTCTTCATGGATTTGCCCCACCTCATCTGTATTTTCACACAAACTCAAACGGCGGTATAAATCCAGTCTCAAACTATCGCTTGCAATGAGTTCAGGGTTTAAAAAAGCGCTCACGCCAAGTTGGATTTCTACGCTTTTTTCAAGCCTTTTCTTCCCCCCACTCAATTCATAAATCGCGTCTTCAAGCATGCGCGTATAGAGTGCATAACCGATATTTTTAATATGCCCGCTCTGATCTTGCCCAAGCAAATTCCCGCCCCCCCTGATTTCTAAATCATGATAGGCGATACTCTCCCCACTGCCCAAATACGAATTTTTTTCTAGAGCGAGCAAGCGTTTTAAAGCCTGTTCATTCAAACTTTTTTGATCTTCTATGAGGAAATAACAAAAGCCTTCTTTTTTGCCTCTCCCCACACGCCCTCTTAATTGGTGCAAATCAGCCAGGCCGAAATTTTGTGCGTTATCAATAATGATTGTGTTAGCGTTAGGCAAATGAATCCCTGATTCCACAATAGAAGTGCATAATAAAACCTGATAGTTCCCCTTAGCAAACTCTAGCATGATTTCTTCGCTCTTATTAGCGTTAATCTGGGAATGCAAAATAGCGATTTTGAGTTTAGGGATTAAATTTTCTAGCTTGGTTTTGACTTTTGAAATGCTAGCGATGTGGTTATGGATGTAAAAAATTTGCCCGTTACGGCGTAATTCTCTATGAATAATCTCTTTTAAGAGTTCGTCATTCTTTTCTTTCAAAAAAGTGCGGCTGGGCTTTCTGTCTGTGGGCGGGGTTTTTAAAGAGCTAATGCCCTTAATTTGAGAGAGCGCCATGTTTAAAGTGCGTGGGATAGGCGTAGCGGACATGCTTAAAAAATGCACGCTTTTACTCAATTCTTTTAAAGCTTCTTTTTGTTTCACGCCAAATTTATGCTCTTCATCCACCACCACCAAGCCCAAGTTTTTAAATTTCGCGCCTAAAATCGCATGCGTGCCTACAAGAACATCAACTAGCCCTAATTCCACCGCCTTTAAAAGCTTGTTTTTTTCGCTCGCATACCGATCCAAACGAGCCACTTTAACGCCAAAATTTTCAAAACGCACCCTTAAAGTCTCAAAATGCTGGTGCGCTAATAAAGTAGTAGGCACAACTAGTGCGCTTTGAAAGCCGTTCAAAAACGCGCAAAAAATCGCATGCATCGCCACTTCTGTTTTCCCAAAACCCACATCCCCACTCAAAAGTCTATCCATCACCCTGTGAGAGCTTAAATCCTTTGAAATTTCAGCGATAGCCTTTTCTTGATCGCTGGTGTATTCAAACCCCGCATGCGATTTAAAGACTTCCAACTCCGCTAAATGCGTGTCCATCTTTTTACCCAAAATTAAATTGCGTTCAGCCGCTAGTTCAATGATCTTGCCTGCAATCTCTAAAAGCTTAGTCCTGACTTTAGCTTTCAGTTTGAGAAAACTCCCTTTCCCTAACCGGTCTTTAATTGGCACGCTATCGCTTTGCGCCACATAACGAGCGATTAGATGCAAATTTTCTACCGGCAATAGCAGTTTGTCTTCGCCCAAATAAGCGATTTCTAAAAAATCCCTCTTGCTCCCTAAAACGCTGTGCTGGACTAATTGAGAAAACACGCCCACCCCATAATCATCATGCACCACCCATTCGCCCGGATTCAATTCGTTCAAAGCGAGCTTGGATTTTTGGCGTTTTTTCTTCCTTTCAAAGGAATTGAGCGAGATAAAAATCCCATCAGGGGTTTTAAAGTTTAACACAAAGGGGGCGATGACGCATTCAATATTGCTTTTTTCAAGCGCGCTTATCGCGTTGTCTAAAATCGTTTTATTAGGGGCTAGGAGCGTGATTTTATGGTGCGAATGCAAAGCGATAAAGCCTTCTAGGGCATGCGCATGGATTTCCAAATCTTCATAGCCTTGCGCGTTTTCTAAAACCTTTAAAAATTTGAAACGCTCATAATTTAATTCGTTTAAGCTCGCTAATTCTTGAATTTCTTCTAAAGCTCTAGGGCTTATAACGCTTTTATAGGCATGCAACAAATCGTTTGCTTTTTCCCCTAAAAACCACAAACCAAAACTGGTCAAATCTTTAGAAAAGCTATTTAAGGGGCTTTGTTCCACTTTTGTTTTTAGATCCTTATAAGATGATTCGTCCAAACTAAAAAGCGTGGGAGGGATTTCAATTTCTAACAAATCTTCTTTAAGGCTCATTTGAGTGGTGGGATCCAATTCCTTAATGCTCTCACACTCCGTGTCAAAAAAACTCAAGCGATACGCTTTAGAATTGGGCGCATAAATATCCACAATATCCCCCTAAAGCTCGCTTCGCCTTCCACTTCCACTAAGTCTAAAATTTCATAACCATAATAAAAGAGCTTGTCTTTCAAATCCTTAAGGTTATATTTTTCTAAAAGAGTGATTTTAAAGCTCTCTAAAAGTTCTTTTTTGGGTAAAGGGTGTAATAAAGCGCTAATAGGGGCAATGATGATAGTTTCTTGCTTGTTTTCTAAGGCCTGATAAAACTCCCTTAAACCCCCTAAAAGCTGTAAAAATTCTTCAAAAAACGAACGCAAATCGTCGTTTTTTTTAGCCCTAAACTCCGGGAAAAGAACGGCTTTGGTATTTGGCTTAAAATAGTTTATGACTTCTTTAGCGAGCTTGGATTCTTTAAAATCCTTACAAGCGAGTATTTGATAATCAAAGCCTTCATTTAAGGCTTTATAAAGGCTAGATTGGATCATTCCCTATTTATTTTCAATTTTCTTTTCTTGCTCATTGATCAACAACGCGCCCCCTTGAAGGTTTTTAGGGCGAGTCTCCCCAATCAAAATCCCTTTCCTTTCCACCACAAGCTCTTGGCTAGAGATCTTACCATCAAGGCGTCCTAAAGGCATGATTTCTACCACTTCCGCTTCCACCGTGCCAGTAAATTTGCCATTGACTACTAATTTATTAGCGAAAATCTCACCCACTACCGAGCCGGTTTGCCCGATCACCACCGTGCTTTTAGAATGCACCACCCCTTCTAATTCGCCATCTATGTGCAAATGGTAATCTAAATGAAGCTCTCCCTTTATTTTTGTGCCTTGAGCGATGATAGTCGCTGGTCCTGTTTTTGCATTAGCCGATTTATTATTGTTATCAAAGATTGCCATCTGATGCTCCTTTCTTTATTGAAAACTTCTTCAAAATCTTTCATGTTCCATTTGGTGAAACTCATGGGGTTTATGGGCTGATTTAAAAACCGCACTTCATAATGCAAATGCGGCCCTGTGCTCATCCCTGTATTACCACTATACCCAATCAACTGCCCTTTTTTGACAAATTCGCCCGTTTTTACGACGATTTTATTCAAATGGGCGTAGTAGGTTTTAAAACCAAAAGGGTGGAAAACTTTAATCAAATTCCCATACCCCCCATTCCACCCCTTGCTCGCTAACCCTACTACCCCGCTCGCACTTGCATACACAGGGGTGTTAATAGCGGTGCTTAAATCAAGCCCGGTATGGTTGTGCAGCACATGCAAAATAGGGTGGATTCTTTTATTAAAGGCGGCTGAAACGCGCCGATAGGATTCTAGCGGGTAGTCATTAGGGATAAGGCGCATGATAAAGCTTTTTTGAAGCCCGGTAATCCCAGCGACATCCAAGCGGCTGGAAAAATTACCCTCTTCTTTTTCTTCTTCAGGCCTATTCACTCCCACCACTTCTTCTAAATCGTTGATGCGCTCCCCTGAGAGTTGCAAATCGTCTAAAAATTCATCCATTTGCAAGGAAAGCTTTTCATTCGTCTCTTTTTTTTTCTCAAATTCCTTAGTGATTAAAGCATGCTGCTTGTCAATGTTTTTAATCTCTTGATTTAAAACCAGTAGCGAAATGCCTAAAAACAATAAAGATCCCATAACGCTCAAAAGCACATATAGGCCAATTTGACGGAATAAGATATGAACATTAATGTAACGGCTCCCTTTAGAGTCCGTAACCATCACAATCAAACGTCTGTCTAAAAACACCAAAATCCTTACTGGCTTATTAGCACGTCTTTATCCACATGCTCTTGGAGCTGGACAATGTCTTCTAAAACCCAAAACAAATTCTTCCATTCAATAAATTTATTTTCTTCTAAAGCGCTTTGGAAATGATCCAAATCCCATGCCAGAAATTTTTGCGCGTCTAAAATTTTACCCAAAAAGCGCACTTCATAATGCAATTTTTCGCCGCCGCTATTACCGCTCTTCCCGCTATAACCAACCAACTGCCCTTTTTGGATAAAGCTTTTGGGCTGCACATTGACATGATCTAAATGCGTGTAAATGGAGCTAAAACCAAACGCATGCTCAATGCGTACCAAGTTCCCATACCCCACATTAGAACGAGTCTTCACAAAATCCACAATCCCATCAGCGCTCGCATAAACAGGCGTGTTTAATGGCACGATAAAATCAATCCCAGATTCAACGCCCTTAATCTTTTTAATGGGGTGGTTCCTTTCTTTAGTGGGTTTGATAGCGCTATAAGTTTTCAAGGGCATGCCATTAGGAATGAGCATGAGCGCTAAATGTTTTTGATTTAAGCTCAAATTTTCTAAATCCACTTCATCATAGAGATGCCCTCCCCCATTAGCCCCCTTTTTGATTTCAATCAAGGATTCCAACCCACGAATCTTTTGCCCCACAATAAAAAGCTCTTCTCGCTTGTTTTTAATCTCTTTTGTCAAAGTGTAATTTTTTTGATACAAATCCCTAAAATCCCTTAAAACCGCATTCCTCTCGCTTGTCATCGTATCCATTTTAGCGATTAAAAATTTTAAAAACCCCACGCCAAGCCCCACGATCAATAAAAAAATGACAACAGAAATGATGAGGTTGCGTTTTAAATTTTTAGAAAATTTGAGCTGTTTAGAGCCTGATTCATCAATGATGGTGATCACAAGCTGGTTTTGTGGCATCAATCCCTCTTCTTTGGATAGCGTTCATAAAAAGCGTTGGCTACCAGAAATGAGCCATACACCAAATAATTTTCATTTTCTTTCACATCTTCAAACAAAGCGTGTTCTAACCCTAAAGTTTCTAAAATCCCTTTAAGTTTTTCTAATTGGATAATTCTTTCATTATGCAATTCTAAAATCAAAACCTTTTTAACCACAGGCTTTAAAATTTCTAGCACCAAAAAAGCGTCTTTATCTTGATAGCAATTATAAATCAAAACGATTGGAGCGTTAAAGATGCGTTTGATTTCTTCTTTTAAGGCTTTAGCACTATGGGGGTTATGCCCCACATCTATTAAAATATTAGGGCTTAAAAGCTCGCAACGGCCGATTAAATCCAGGGGCTTTAGGTTTTTTAAAACTTCTTCTTTATTGCATGGCAATAGCGTTTCAAACGCCTTTAGAGCCACTTCTAAATTCATCGCTAAAAAATGGGCTAAATGGTGGCGTTCAATATAATCCCTGACTCCTTTTGAAATTTCATTTTGAACCACAATCAATTGCGCATGTTTTTCTTTGGCGATCTTTTGAGCGATATTTAAAACCAGTTCTTGTTGGGGAGCGATGATGCTAAGAGAGCCCATCGCTTTTAATTTAGTGGTCGCAATGCTTTCTAAACTATCCCCTAAAAATTCCTTATGATCATAATCAATGGGGGTGAAAACGCTTAGGGTTTTTTCTAAAGCGTTCGTGCTGTCAAACTCCCCCCCAAGCCCCGCTTCTAAAACCAAATAATCGCAATCTTTAGCGAGCATGACGGCTAGTAAGGTAGCGTATTCAAAATACGAGCAAGCGTTACTGAAAGCGTGCGATTGCAATTGCTGGTGGGCGTTTTCTAAAACGCTTTCTTTAACAACAGAGCCATTCAAAAAAAAGCGCTCCCTAAATTCAAAAACATGAGGGGAGGTGAAATGCAACACCTTAAAATTTTGATCGGCCAATAAAAGGGTTAAAAACCGCCCCGTGCTGCCCTTGCCATTCGTCCCTACCACATGAATGACTTTCGCTTGAATCTCAAAAAAAGCGTTTTTAAAATCCTTGTAAATTTGAACGAAGCGGCTAGGATCAAACTTATGGTATTCCTTAGGCTTTGTTTCTAAAAACGCCTTCAACCCATGACTATTTTTCATTATTGAATTTCCCTTCATAAGCGATTTGAGCCACAAATTTAGTCAAAGTTTGCTCCACAGCCTGATTGATAGCGTAATAGCGGTTCTGGTAGGTGTTAAGGGGGTCTTGCAAATTCACGGCGTAATTATAATACCCGCTATTTTGAAAAGTCTTTCTAACGCCTCTTTTATTATCATAGGTGTAATTCACAGACACGGTTGCGCGATAGAAAGTCGTAAAGCCTTCTTTATTTTGCGTGATACTCGTATCGGTTACATTCGTGATTTCTATAATAATGATAGAATCCGCATCTTTTTCACTCGCTAGGCGGTTTTGGAAGCGTTGCACGACTAAACGATTCATCAAGTCCTTAAATTCTACAGAGTTTTCAGGGTTAGGCAAATTCACGATGAGTTTCACGTATATGCTATCGCCTAAAGCGTTTTGAGCGTAAGCCGCAATGGGCTTATACCCACAACCCTTGAACCAAAACAACACAATAAAAAAAAGTAAAGCCCTCATGCGATAACAAAATTAACAAGCTTATTAGGCACATAAATTTCTTTTTTAACGCTCGCGTTTTCTAAATATTTCTCTAATTCTTTTTTAGCCAAAATAATAATTTCTTCCTTACTGGCGTTAATATTGACTTTCAATTCCGCGCGCCTTTTGCCATTAATGGTAAGCCCTAAAGTCATAAAGTCTTCTATCAAAGCGCTTTCATCTACTTCTATAGGCTTGAAATTCTCTCTTTTAAAAAGCCTCTCGCTCAACTCCCATGCGGTGTGCGGGATAATAGGCTCTAAAATTTGCAACAACACAAAATAACCTTCGCATAAAATCCGCTCATCACTTTGCGCGTTCAAAGCGTTTAAGGCCTCCATGCAACTTGCGATCAAAGTGTTAAACGCATAAGCGCTTTCAGCCTTATTGAAAATTTCATGCGATTTTTTTAACGCTTCATAGACTTTTTTACGAGCTAGTTTTTGCGCTTCATTCAGGCCCACTCCTTTAAATTCAGGCTTAGAAGTAGTGGGGCTAATGGCGTTCGCTTTATCGTATAAGCGCTTGATAAACCGGTGCGCCCCTTCTAAAGCGCTGTCATTCCATTCCAATTCTTTAGCCGGTGGGGCAGCAAAAAGGATAAAGAGCCTTGCCGCATCGGCCCCGTATTTTTTGAGTATTTCTTTAGGGCTAACGACATTGCCTTTAGACTTGCTCATCTTAGCGCCATCTTTTAAAACCATGCCTTGAGTGATAAGCTGTTTGAAAGGCTCATTTAAATTAAGATAGCCCAAATCCCTTAAAGCCTTAGTGAAAAAGCGCGCGTATAACAAGTGCAAAATCGCATGTTCAATACCGCCAATATAAGTGTCCACTGGCATGAAATACTTCAAGTAATTTTGATCAAACGCTTGATTTTCACGCTGATTTTTGGGCGTGGTATAACGCAAGAAATACCAGCTGGATTGGATGAAAGTGTCCATGGTGTCTGTTTCTCTTAAAGAGTTTTTATGGCATTTAGGGCATTGGGCGAATTTCCAACTCGCATGCTTTTCTAACGGATTGCCCTCCCCATCAATCACAATGTCTTCAGGCAAAGTTACCGGCAGTTGGGTTTCAGGCA
This is a stretch of genomic DNA from Helicobacter pylori. It encodes these proteins:
- a CDS encoding cytochrome bc complex cytochrome b subunit, with translation MAEIKKAKNLGEWLDMRLGTNKLVKVLMTEYWIPKNINFLWAMGVILLTLFGVLVVSGIFLLMYYKPDAKMAFDSVNFTIMQEVAYGWLWRHMHATAASMIFVIIYIHMFVGIYYGSYKKGREMIWISGMILFVVFSAEAFSGYMLPWGQMSYWAAAVITNLFGGIPFIGADVVEWIRGNYVVADSTLTRFFMLHVFLLPIAIILLVGVHFYSLRIPHVNNQEGEEIDFELEEKKFIEGKKKESKVIPFWPVFLSKDIFVVCAFMVFFFYLVCYHYDFAMDPINFERANSLKTPPHIYPEWYFLWSYEVLRGFFFSADLGLMAFGVAQVIFFLLPFLDRSPVVAPAHKRPAFMVWFWLLIIDMIVLTIYGKLPPLGIGKYIGLFGSITFLALFFVVLPIITIAESKKQGGVR
- the petA gene encoding ubiquinol-cytochrome c reductase iron-sulfur subunit; this encodes MADIQRRDFLGMSLASVTAIGAIASLVAMKKTWDPLPSVVSAGFTTIDVANMQEGQFSTVEWRGKPVYILKRSKKEGFNEKRDFKIGESVFTTAIQICTHLGCIPTYQDEEKGFLCPCHGGRFTADGVNIAGTPPPRPFDIPPFKIEGTKITFGEAGAEYKKMMAKA
- a CDS encoding polymer-forming cytoskeletal family protein — its product is MAIFDNNNKSANAKTGPATIIAQGTKIKGELHLDYHLHIDGELEGVVHSKSTVVIGQTGSVVGEIFANKLVVNGKFTGTVEAEVVEIMPLGRLDGKISSQELVVERKGILIGETRPKNLQGGALLINEQEKKIENK
- a CDS encoding M23 family peptidase, with protein sequence MFLDRRLIVMVTDSKGSRYINVHILFRQIGLYVLLSVMGSLLFLGISLLVLNQEIKNIDKQHALITKEFEKKKETNEKLSLQMDEFLDDLQLSGERINDLEEVVGVNRPEEEKEEGNFSSRLDVAGITGLQKSFIMRLIPNDYPLESYRRVSAAFNKRIHPILHVLHNHTGLDLSTAINTPVYASASGVVGLASKGWNGGYGNLIKVFHPFGFKTYYAHLNKIVVKTGEFVKKGQLIGYSGNTGMSTGPHLHYEVRFLNQPINPMSFTKWNMKDFEEVFNKERSIRWQSLITIINRLMQKQDQRLSSLKAQK
- a CDS encoding M23 family peptidase: MPQNQLVITIIDESGSKQLKFSKNLKRNLIISVVIFLLIVGLGVGFLKFLIAKMDTMTSERNAVLRDFRDLYQKNYTLTKEIKNKREELFIVGQKIRGLESLIEIKKGANGGGHLYDEVDLENLSLNQKHLALMLIPNGMPLKTYSAIKPTKERNHPIKKIKGVESGIDFIVPLNTPVYASADGIVDFVKTRSNVGYGNLVRIEHAFGFSSIYTHLDHVNVQPKSFIQKGQLVGYSGKSGNSGGEKLHYEVRFLGKILDAQKFLAWDLDHFQSALEENKFIEWKNLFWVLEDIVQLQEHVDKDVLISQ
- a CDS encoding bifunctional folylpolyglutamate synthase/dihydrofolate synthase, with amino-acid sequence MKGNSIMKNSHGLKAFLETKPKEYHKFDPSRFVQIYKDFKNAFFEIQAKVIHVVGTNGKGSTGRFLTLLLADQNFKVLHFTSPHVFEFRERFFLNGSVVKESVLENAHQQLQSHAFSNACSYFEYATLLAVMLAKDCDYLVLEAGLGGEFDSTNALEKTLSVFTPIDYDHKEFLGDSLESIATTKLKAMGSLSIIAPQQELVLNIAQKIAKEKHAQLIVVQNEISKGVRDYIERHHLAHFLAMNLEVALKAFETLLPCNKEEVLKNLKPLDLIGRCELLSPNILIDVGHNPHSAKALKEEIKRIFNAPIVLIYNCYQDKDAFLVLEILKPVVKKVLILELHNERIIQLEKLKGILETLGLEHALFEDVKENENYLVYGSFLVANAFYERYPKKRD